Proteins encoded together in one Lathyrus oleraceus cultivar Zhongwan6 chromosome 5, CAAS_Psat_ZW6_1.0, whole genome shotgun sequence window:
- the LOC127084974 gene encoding DEAD-box ATP-dependent RNA helicase 28: MSPSFIFDPPSDEDIELSEHESDSETEQEQPESPSSSQSQSQSESELESEEDEVVEPRVSKKKTQSPWDFTKYSESVAEEHARRSTTSVNDKISAVRQRSAPVVALPDSDEDSASDSEPDKQEDYRPEEEDEEEGNAGDTKSFFAPSDGASFSADSFLQLNLSRPLLRACEALGYAKPTPIQAACVPLALTGRDICGSAITGSGKTAAFALPTLERLLFRPKRVYAIRVLILTPTRELAAQVHSMIEKLAQFTDIRSCLIVGGLSTKVQEAALRSMPDIVVATPGRMIDHLRNSMSVDLDDLAVLILDEADRLLELGFSAEIQELVRVCPRKRQTMLFSATMTEEVDDLIKLSLSKPLRLSADPSAKRPASLTEEVVRIRRMREVNQEAVLLAMCTKTFTSKVIIFSGTKQAAHRLRIIFGLSGLKAAELHGNLTQAQRLEALEQFRKQQVDFLVATDVAARGLDIIGVQTVINFACPRDLTSYVHRVGRTARAGRAGSAVTFVTDNDRSLLKSIAKRAGSKLKSRIVAEQSILKWSQVIEQMEDQISEVLQEEREEMILRKAEMEATKAENMIAHRDEIFSRPKRTWFVTEKEKKLSAKAAKASIDKENGSSQKMVSAQEAEDLKLKEKRKREREKNMPRKKRRKLEAAREMLEDEDEEDKPKGKGADKNEKSGMTLADLAYRRAKAVKAVKRALDSGKIVRKPQKKSNKSTSRKTSSSRTEEMRELFQTDMKDKKPKQRGSGLGKKPNKSFKSKSRYKRK, translated from the exons ATGTCACCCAGTTTCATCTTCGACCCTCCCAGCGACGAAGATATCGAACTCTCCGAACACGAATCTGATTCGGAAACAGAACAAGAACAACCTGAATCTCCATCTTCATCACAATCACAATCACAATCAGAATCAGAGCTAGAATCAGAAGAAGATGAGGTCGTAGAACCGCGAGTTTCAAAAAAGAAAACACAGTCTCCATGGGATTTCACTAAATACTCTGAATCAGTAGCTGAAGAACATGCTCGTAGAAGCACAACATCAGTAAACGACAAAATCTCAGCCGTCAGACAACGTTCAGCGCCCGTCGTTGCGTTGCCCGACTCGGATGAAGATAGTGCCTCTGACTCTGAGCCTGATAAACAA GAAGATTATAGaccagaagaagaagatgaagaagaggGTAATGCTGGTGACACTAAGTCCTTTTTTGCTCCTTCTGATGGAGCCTCTTTCAGTGCTGATTCCTTCTTGCAACTCAATTTGTCTCGCCCTTTGCTCAGGGCTTGTGAGGCCTTGGGGTATGCTAAACCAACACCAATTCAG GCGGCTTGTGTACCATTAGCATTGACTGGTCGTGATATATGTGGAAGTGCCATTACTGGATCGGGAAAG ACAGCTGCATTTGCACTACCTACTTTAGAGAGGTTGCTGTTTCGTCCAAAACGCGTGTATGCAATTAGGGTCCTTATTCTTACTCCAACCAGAGAGTTGGCTGCCCA AGTTCACAGTATGATAGAGAAGCTTGCTCAATTTACTGACATAAGGAGTTGTCTGATAGTCGGTGGTCTGTCAACAAAG GTGCAAGAGGCTGCCTTGAGATCTATGCCAGACATTGTTGTGGCTACTCCAGGACGCATGATAGACCATTTACGCAATTCTATGTCGGTGGATTTGGATGATCTTGCTGTTTTAATCCTCGATGAAGCTGATCGTCTTTTGGAGCTTGGATTTAGTGCTGAAATTCAGGAACTT GTTCGTGTGTGTCCCCGAAAAAGGCAGACCATGCTTTTTTCAGCAACCATGACCGAGGAGGTTGATGATCTTATTAAACTTTCCCTATCAAAACCACTGCGTCTTTCTGCTGATCCATCTGCAAAACGACCAGCATCCTTGACTGAGGA GGTGGTTAGAATAAGAAGAATGCGCGAAGTCAACCAGGAAGCAGTTCTTCTAGCAATGTGCACCAAAACTTTTACTTCTAAAGTGATCATTTTCAG TGGAACTAAGCAAGCAGCACATAGGCTAAGGATTATATTTGGATTATCTGGATTGAAAGCTGCTGAGCTTCATGGAAATCTTACTCAGGCCCAACGTCTTGAA GCTTTGGAACAGTTCAGGAAGCAGCAAGTGGATTTTTTGGTTGCAACTGATGTGGCTGCTCGT GGACTTGATATTATTGGTGTTCAAACAGTTATCAATTTTGCATGTCCTCGCGATCTTACCAG CTATGTTCATCGAGTTGGTCGTACTGCAAGAGCTGGAAGAGCTGGATCTGCCGTCACATTTGTTACTGATAATGATCGGTCACTTCTAAAATCTATT GCAAAGAGGGCTGGTTCAAAGCTGAAAAGCCGCATTGTGGCAGAGCAATCTATACTCAAGTGGTCTCAAGTAATTGAGCAAATGGAGGATCAAATTTCTGAAGTACTTCAAGAAGAGAG GGAAGAAATGATCCTAAGGAAAGCTGAAATGGAGGCCACAAAG GCTGAAAACATGATTGCACACAGGGATGAGATCTTCTCCCGCCCCAAAAGAACCTGGTTTGTTACAGAGAAGGAGAAGAAGCTTTCAGCTAAAGCAGCAAAG GCATCCATAGATAAGGAAAATGGTTCTTCTCAGAAGATGGTTAGTGCCCAGGAGGCTGAAGACCTAAAACTGAAGGAAAAGAGGAAACGGGAGCGAGAG AAAAATATGCCTAGAAAGAAACGCAGAAAATTGGAAGCAGCTCGAGAGATGTTGGAGGATGAGGATGAGGAAGACAAACCAAAA GGTAAGGGGGCAGATAAGAATGAAAAGAGTGGAATGACGCTTGCTGATCTTGCATACCGACGTGCAAAAGCAGTAAAGGCTGTCAAGAGGGCACTAGATTCCGGAAAGATTGTGAGGAAGCCTCAGAAGAAATCTAATAAATCCACTTCTCGAAAGACTTCCTCTTCAAGGACAGAAGAAATGCGGGAGTTATTCCAGACTGACATGAAGGATAAAAAGCCAAAACAGAGAGGTTCTGGACTAGGAAAGAAGCCCAATAAATCATTCAAAAGCAAGTCAAG GTACAAGAGGAAGTAG